One part of the Magallana gigas chromosome 5, xbMagGiga1.1, whole genome shotgun sequence genome encodes these proteins:
- the LOC105330518 gene encoding uncharacterized protein — translation MSRINSLLPPLSVLALFLPVCLSVQKAVTIEDPCTDNHKYTLGRDGLIVIKADGNKFFTGSCVVTLRAEDPRYQCSKLCFTVDSFKFQVCNLRLAFYDTGVWNYGSAAPSWVGECGANRNLQNKKWCSSGSTTTIRLENLKGIATSMVQKYSFYMTAVSICSEDARIPQEQVADSAFGGSMSVTVIIIIAVLGCVTICTCVVVIFLVWYVKRHSAVERQRDRDYHNQTLHISPSGSDNYHPVQATDNGCHSEQETFGLMKESTQNDRIWQEPSAPPPEAEVTDPEDQRPPSYCSTPPEYRPFIPNGEQPSSEEKV, via the exons ATGTCAAGGATTAACAGCTTACTCCCCCCACTCTCTGTATTAGCCCTCTTCTTGCCAGTATGCTTGTCTGTTCAAAAAGCAG TTACCATAGAGGACCCCTGTACTGACAACCATAAATACACGCTGGGACGCGATGGACTAATCGTGATAAAGGCGGATGGAAACAAGTTTTTCACTGGCTCCTGTGTTGTGACTTTACGCGCGGAGGACCCACGGTATCAGTGCTCCAAACTCTGCTTTACCGTGGACTCCTTTAAGTTTCAGGTCTGCAATCTAAGACTTGCCTTTTACGATACCGGTGTATGGAATTATGGGTCAGCAGCACCATCCTGG GTTGGGGAATGTGGTGCAAATCGGAATCTCCAGAACAAGAAGTGGTGCAGCAGTGGTAGCACCACCACAATTCGGTTAGAGAACCTGAAGGGGATAGCCACCTCCATGGTACAAAAGTACTCATTCTATATGACCGCTGTCTCCATCTGTTCCGAAGACGCCAGGATTCCCCAAGAGCAAGTGGCAGATTCAG CCTTTGGTGGCAGTATGAGTGTGACTGTCATTATAATCATCGCTGTCCTCGGATGTGTCACCATATGTACCTGTGTCGTCGTCATATTCCTGGTGTGGTACGTCAAACGGCACTCGGCTGTAGAACGACAGAGAGACCGCGATTACCACAACCAAACACTGCACATCTCCCCATCTGGGTCAG ACAATTATCATCCAGTACAAGCCACTGACAATGGCTGCCATAGTGAGCAAGAGACCTTTGGATTGATGAAAGAATCCACACAAAATGACAGAATCTGGCAGGAGCCCAGTGCCCCACCCCCAGAGGCAGAAGTCACCGACCCTGAGGATCAAAGGCCCCCCAGTTACTGCAGCACTCCCCCAGAATACAGGCCTTTTATTCCTAACGGTGAACAACCTTCTTCTGAAGAAAAGGTGTGA
- the LOC105330524 gene encoding 5'-deoxynucleotidase HDDC2: MNTEMDKLLKFMTLIGDLKRVKRTGWVLRQVKEPESVADHMYRMAILSFLVDPTSSGLNKDRCIKISLVHDLAECIVGDLTPQDNIPKAEKQKQEMDAMKQICSLVPEEVGRELYELWEDYEFQRSEEAKFVKDLDKFEMILQAHEYETLSDCPGHLQEFFDSTAGKFKTELVKEWVKKLTTDRTGSSAT; this comes from the exons ATGAATACAGAAATGGACAAGTTGTTAAAGTTCATGACTTTGATTGGCGATCTTAAg CGGGTGAAGAGGACAGGCTGGGTGCTGCGACAAGTGAAGGAGCCCGAGTCCGTTGCAGACCACATGTATAGGATGGCCATCTTGTCTTTCCTGGTAGACCCCACCAGCTCAGGTCTCAATAAAGACAG ATGTATCAAAATAAGTCTGGTGCATGACCTAGCAGAGTGTATCGTAGGAGACCTGACTCCCCAGGACAATATTCCAAAGGCAGagaaacaaaaacaggaaatg GATGCCATGAAGCAGATATGCAGTTTGGTACCTGAAGAAGTTGGTCGAGAACTGTACGAGTTATGGGAG GATTATGAATTTCAAAGGAGTGAAGAGGCCAAGTTTGTGAAGGATTTGGACAAGTTTGAGATGATACTTCAAGCTCACGAGTACGAGACACTGAGCGATTGTCCAGGTCATCTACAAGAGTTCTTTGACAGCACAGCAG gaaaatttaaaacagaactAGTAAAAGAATGGGTAAAGAAGTTGACCACTGACAGAACTGGCTCAAGTGCAACGTGA
- the LOC105330520 gene encoding galactoside alpha-(1,2)-fucosyltransferase 2, which translates to MRRIMKTDFLLFALFLSVITNAVFFYIYLRRPHVLYPVQTEENRLCVYFRGGLGNHMFQYASTYGIARARNMTVGITPASELFNTFNISSQFLIGKQFCDTAEKVVERKPCAYDKGSVHFIRKEKVNYIHKSYLQSWKYFEDVEDEVREQFVFMGDVQDKAHELIKSLTKPFASKNLTIIAVHIRRGDYKNERNVKYGYNLATGEYLSRAFKYFRDRYDPIVFIVFTNPNVEDLKWCKYHVNGSDVVFAPENPREVDMCAISMCNHTIMTVGSFGWWGSFLAKGTTIYFSDVAQNNSNLRKDFSFDMSDYFYPGWIGLR; encoded by the exons ATGAGACGAATAATGAAAACTG ATTTCCTGCTTTTTGCACTGTTCCTCAGCGTAATCACCAATGCCGTCTTTTTCTACATCTACCTCAGGAGACCTCACGTGCTCTATCCGGTGCAAACCGAGGAGAACAGATTGTGTGTATACTTCAGGGGTGGTCTGGGCAACCACATGTTTCAATACGCATCCACATACGGCATAGCTCGAGCCAGGAATATGACCGTGGGTATCACCCCAGCATCCGAACTTTTCAACACCTTCAATATCTCCTCCCAGTTCCTCATCGGCAAGCAATTTTGTGACACTGCAGAGAAAGTAGTGGAGAGAAAACCTTGTGCATACGACAAAGGTTCCGTCCATTTTATTCGTAAAGAAAAAGTGAACTACATTCATAAGTCTTATCTTCAGTCGTGGAAATATTTCGAAGACGTGGAAGACGAGGTCCGAGAACAGTTCGTCTTTATGGGAGACGTTCAAGACAAAGCGCACGAACTTATAAAGTCGTTGACTAAACCATTCGCCAGTAAAAATCTGACAATCATTGCGGTTCACATACGGCGAGGTGATTATAAAAACGAGCGAAATGTCAAATATGGATATAATTTAGCAACAGGAGAATACCTCAGCAGAGCATTTAAGTACTTTAGAGATAGATATGACCCTAttgttttcattgtgtttacaaACCCAAATGTTGAAGATCTCAAATGGTGCAAGTACCATGTGAACGGAAGTGACGTGGTGTTCGCGCCAGAAAATCCGCGGGAAGTGGATATGTGTGCAATATCAATGTGTAACCACACTATTATGACGGTCGGGTCCTTTGGCTGGTGGGGAAGTTTTCTGGCGAAAGGGACCACTATTTACTTCAGCGATGTTGCCCAAAACAACAGCAATCTTAGGAAAGACTTCAGTTTCGACATGTCCGATTATTTTTATCCGGGATGGATTGGACTGAGGTGA
- the LOC117685987 gene encoding small ribosomal subunit protein bS1m, translating into MATKLWRRTCLSKFFQGYHKPFVTTTYLNIEDGYRKLLEDREVELLKEKIGKVEITSGSDLSKKKVTFEDLFRRSKFCQLGDVSGSILIGRVVDVVSNDLYIDFGGKFNCVCPRPLVTEVVVDEETKEEQPVSRFDESYTYGTQVKLQLKEFEMAEKFLGSARHTSLLEADAVLLGHVTQKEVLQEELQENILF; encoded by the exons atggCTACCAAACTGTGGAGAAGAACGTGTTTATCTAAGTTTTTTCAAGGATATCACAAGCCTTTTGTAACGACAACCTATTTGAATATAGAGGATGGTTACAGAAAACTTCTTGAAGATCGTGAGGTTGAATTACTCAAAGAAAAAATAGGCAAGGTTGAAATTACAAGTGGGTCGGATCTCTCTAAGAAGAAGGTGACTTTTGAAGATTTATTTCGGAGATCTAAGTTTTGTCAATTAGGCGACGTTTCTGGTTCTATACTTATTGGAAGGGTAGTGGACGTTGTGTCAAATGATTTATACATTGATTTTGGAGGTAAATTTAATTGTGTATGCCCACGCCCTCTTGTAACCGAAGTCGTGGTTGATGAGGAAACTAAAGAAGAACAGCCGGTATCGCGTTTTGATGAAAG ttaCACTTATGGAACTCAAGTGAAGTTGCAACTGAAAGAATTTGAAATGGCAGAAAAATTCCTTGGTTCAGCTCGCCATACCTCACTGCTTGAGGCGGATGCAGTTCTTCTAGGTCATGTGACACAAAAAGAGGTTTTACAAGAGGAGCTACAAGAAAACAtcttgttttag